The following coding sequences lie in one Cyanobacterium sp. Dongsha4 genomic window:
- the hisB gene encoding imidazoleglycerol-phosphate dehydratase HisB — protein sequence MSISTIPTQDNLQVVNPYERTASVSRTTKETDINVTVNLDGTGKCNVNTGIPFLDHMLHQLCSHGLLDLDIQATGDIEIDDHHTNEDVGITLGQAMALAVGNRKGINRFGHFIAPLDESLIQVALDFSGRPHLSYGLDIPTQRVGNYDTQLVREFFVALVNHSQITLHIRQLDGINSHHIIEATFKAFARAMRMALEIDPRRIHEIPSSKGVL from the coding sequence ATGTCTATTTCTACTATACCCACTCAGGATAATTTACAAGTCGTCAATCCTTATGAACGTACAGCTTCCGTTAGTCGTACCACAAAGGAAACTGATATTAATGTCACCGTAAATCTTGATGGTACGGGAAAATGTAATGTTAATACGGGTATTCCTTTCCTTGATCATATGCTACACCAACTTTGTTCCCATGGGCTTCTTGATTTAGATATTCAGGCTACTGGAGACATTGAAATTGATGATCATCATACTAATGAAGATGTTGGTATTACTTTAGGACAAGCCATGGCCCTTGCCGTAGGAAATCGTAAAGGAATCAATCGTTTCGGTCATTTTATTGCCCCTTTAGATGAATCTTTGATTCAAGTGGCTCTTGATTTTTCTGGTCGTCCTCACTTAAGCTACGGGTTAGATATTCCTACTCAAAGAGTTGGTAACTATGATACTCAATTAGTAAGGGAATTTTTCGTTGCTTTGGTCAATCATAGTCAGATAACTCTACACATTCGCCAACTAGATGGTATTAATTCTCATCATATAATTGAAGCAACCTTTAAGGCTTTTGCCCGTGCCATGCGTATGGCTTTAGAGATTGATCCCCGTCGCATTCACGAAATACCTAGTTCTAAAGGGGTTTTATAA
- a CDS encoding phosphotransacetylase family protein: MVSSQSKHLLIASSEPYTGKTATILGIAHQLQKKGVKLGYGKPIGTCFNPDDGMQDEQDLQFISEILGLPPERVKAPLLFLDEKTITDYLKTSNDYQDTLQEYCDSIAGDLILLEGAGNLTQGKLFNLSVPEIVEKISAEVLLVVKYDGLLIVDQILHAKEVLDDRLLGVLINSIPNDALDHIESDLKPFFQSRGIDILGMLPTDRLLQSVSVRELVSQLNARVLCRENRLDLMVESLTVGAMNVNSALEYFRKGQNMAVVTGSDRTDLQLAALESSTNCLILTGHTPPQQLILARAEDLEIPILMVDCDTLTTVEIIDRAFGKVRLHETIKVECMQNLIEEHFDVDLLLKKLG, from the coding sequence ATGGTTTCTTCTCAATCAAAACATTTATTAATCGCTTCTAGTGAGCCTTATACTGGAAAAACAGCTACAATTTTGGGGATTGCCCATCAGCTACAAAAGAAGGGGGTAAAACTAGGTTATGGTAAGCCCATTGGCACTTGTTTTAATCCTGATGATGGAATGCAAGATGAGCAAGATTTACAATTTATCAGTGAAATTCTCGGTTTGCCTCCCGAAAGAGTCAAAGCACCTTTGTTGTTTTTGGATGAGAAAACTATTACAGATTATCTTAAGACAAGCAATGACTATCAAGATACATTACAGGAATATTGTGATTCTATCGCAGGAGATTTAATTTTATTAGAGGGTGCAGGAAATTTAACTCAGGGTAAGCTATTTAATCTTTCTGTGCCAGAAATAGTGGAAAAAATTTCAGCAGAAGTGCTATTAGTTGTTAAATATGATGGACTATTAATAGTTGATCAAATTCTTCATGCAAAAGAAGTTTTGGACGATCGCCTCTTAGGTGTTTTAATTAATAGTATCCCTAATGATGCCTTAGATCATATTGAAAGTGATCTTAAACCCTTTTTCCAAAGTAGAGGTATTGATATATTGGGAATGTTACCCACTGACAGACTATTACAAAGCGTTAGTGTTAGAGAATTAGTATCTCAATTGAACGCAAGGGTATTGTGTCGAGAAAATCGTCTTGATTTAATGGTGGAAAGTTTAACGGTAGGGGCGATGAATGTTAATTCTGCTTTAGAGTATTTCCGTAAAGGACAAAATATGGCTGTAGTCACAGGAAGCGATCGCACTGATCTACAATTAGCCGCCCTAGAAAGCTCTACAAACTGCTTAATTTTAACAGGACACACTCCTCCTCAACAACTTATTTTAGCAAGGGCTGAAGACCTAGAAATCCCCATTCTGATGGTAGATTGCGATACCCTTACCACGGTGGAAATCATTGATCGAGCTTTTGGTAAAGTCAGACTTCATGAAACCATTAAAGTAGAATGTATGCAAAATCTTATTGAAGAACATTTTGATGTGGATTTATTGTTAAAAAAACTAGGATAG
- a CDS encoding glycogen debranching protein codes for MTIWVNQQKDGCGILQACIATTNQEVAQECHADWLAKLTPQQKQQGWEVSLITVESWDDVPVNALKIN; via the coding sequence ATGACTATTTGGGTAAATCAACAAAAAGATGGATGTGGAATTCTTCAAGCCTGTATCGCTACAACAAATCAAGAAGTCGCACAGGAATGTCATGCTGATTGGTTGGCAAAGTTAACACCTCAGCAAAAGCAACAGGGGTGGGAAGTTAGTTTAATAACCGTAGAATCTTGGGATGATGTCCCCGTCAATGCCTTGAAAATTAACTGA
- a CDS encoding response regulator, whose product MINSEQAHQAQKLYKQTLLRLGEMLKILKQGDNSRNREILKNHCDYLSTQGKKQNLFGWVEIMETAKIAISRPDNDYSSTTKLIIKEIKNAGELLLQQEINAICVSDELQDLAPQAKARLMDVETVFADEIPSMEEIEAQAAATSSQEVTKGTLDKDLWYETLFDVSHNSEEENNNHSEHNDNEEDLDIFEGIEDLGEDDNLLEDWFEDDSFADDNPQISSVFLHDTAFTTNHDSSEEVDAFTSLFEDEDENVSIDQWSSPQQEEFEEQDSLEWESLGLDDEEDPIFPIEDSDDSEYDSFVDDLSDLVGEDSSSEVEQEDYKVTISQDNLDIDDLDELFTETERSTVIIDDPEEELENIINSLDDLEIEDDFPSMGSENTFQILQPVKSSEIRIIFYDEFSELNNVLSPNLSWLESDPWQDLELILDNNKINYYDQQSELERLVNSVPHHLEEVNWQQLSNIIEDLPEAEFGTVDNSVNAGGVQAKQVQQSPFSDLDQLLAQAEKERGKSPKNRTPRQAQTKASSQTKVFEQSMRVPVKQLDNLNNLIGEMVVRRNRLEEDQEKLRQFLDNLLYQVQNLSDVSARMQDLYERSLLEGALMNSRRKNQETVKAQLARTEGRSTYISGGGKTNTSKLETPELDELELDRFTGFHLLSQEIIELIVKVRESASDIQFLVDETDQLGRNLREVTTQLQEGINKSRMVPFAQNADRLPLPIRKIAEGYNKQVQLKLEGRDVLIDKMILEHIWDPLLQITKNSVTHGIELPEEREEMGKPPVGTITVRAFLQGQQTVISVSDDGGGIDPQKIKKKAIQNKLITPAQAQNLKPQEVYDFLFHAGFTTKEKADSHAGRGVGLDIVRSKLNEIRGIVSIDSVVGQGTTFTIRLPLTVTVGKALCCLNDNTRIAFPMDAIEDTKDFTSSEIKINAQGQKCILWKNNLLPFRPLSTLLRYNRQITRSIIYTSNNEDETIPIIILRGGNNLLAIQVDQVLGQEEIVIKQISGPLPKPKGIAGATVRSDGIVMPIGDVIELIEIANGNLSLDLPQNLPDVVSSHETMYDVPVNTQPLVLIVDDSITVREMLSISFSKSGYRVEQARDGQEAWQKLRSGLPCDLVFCDIEMPRMNGLELLQHMQEDESLENIPVAILSSRGAEKHQRIAADLGASAYLIKPYVEKDLLDSAERMIKGEVLLAGSRRVPKVKVNKATDSQVKSSGFVPKGKAKGKSARMVLIIDDSVVVREMLSMTFKKAGYQVEQARDGQDAWEQISNGLPCDLLLCDIEMPRMNGLELLAKMQQDENLSKLPVAMVTSRGAEKHRKIAADLGAKAYFTKPYLEEELLGAAEKLIEGQVLLNP is encoded by the coding sequence ATGATTAATAGTGAACAAGCCCACCAAGCCCAAAAATTATATAAGCAAACTCTCCTACGCTTAGGAGAAATGTTAAAAATACTAAAACAAGGGGATAATAGTCGTAATCGAGAAATCTTGAAAAATCATTGCGACTACCTATCAACTCAGGGAAAAAAACAAAATTTGTTCGGCTGGGTAGAAATCATGGAAACAGCGAAAATCGCCATCTCTCGACCAGACAATGATTATAGTTCTACCACCAAATTAATTATTAAAGAAATAAAAAATGCAGGAGAGCTTCTCCTTCAACAAGAAATCAATGCTATTTGTGTCAGTGATGAATTACAAGACTTAGCACCCCAAGCAAAAGCAAGATTGATGGATGTGGAAACGGTTTTTGCGGATGAAATTCCCTCCATGGAAGAAATAGAGGCACAAGCGGCGGCTACATCATCTCAAGAAGTCACTAAAGGTACATTAGATAAAGATTTGTGGTATGAAACATTATTTGATGTTTCCCATAACTCAGAAGAAGAAAATAATAATCATTCAGAACATAATGATAACGAAGAAGATTTAGATATTTTTGAAGGAATTGAAGATTTAGGGGAGGACGACAATTTACTAGAAGACTGGTTTGAAGACGATTCCTTTGCTGATGATAATCCTCAAATTAGCTCTGTTTTTCTTCATGATACAGCTTTTACCACTAATCATGATTCTTCCGAAGAAGTAGATGCTTTTACCAGTTTATTTGAAGACGAAGACGAGAATGTTAGTATAGACCAATGGTCTTCGCCACAACAAGAAGAATTTGAAGAGCAAGATTCTTTAGAATGGGAGTCTTTAGGACTAGATGATGAGGAAGATCCGATTTTTCCCATCGAGGATAGTGACGATTCCGAATATGATTCGTTTGTAGATGATTTATCAGACTTGGTGGGAGAAGATAGCTCTTCCGAAGTAGAGCAAGAAGATTATAAAGTAACCATTAGTCAGGATAATCTTGACATAGATGATTTAGATGAATTGTTTACAGAAACAGAAAGAAGCACAGTTATCATAGATGACCCAGAAGAAGAATTAGAAAATATCATTAACAGCTTAGATGATTTAGAAATAGAAGATGATTTTCCTAGTATGGGCAGTGAAAACACATTTCAAATTCTACAGCCCGTTAAATCTTCGGAAATTAGGATCATTTTTTATGATGAGTTTTCTGAATTAAATAATGTTTTATCACCCAATTTATCTTGGTTAGAAAGTGACCCTTGGCAGGATTTAGAATTAATTTTAGATAACAATAAAATCAACTATTATGATCAACAAAGTGAATTAGAACGTTTAGTTAATTCTGTGCCTCACCACTTAGAAGAAGTTAACTGGCAACAATTAAGTAATATTATTGAAGATTTACCCGAAGCGGAGTTTGGAACTGTCGATAATAGTGTTAATGCAGGAGGAGTACAGGCCAAACAAGTCCAACAATCCCCTTTTAGTGATTTAGACCAGTTATTGGCACAAGCAGAGAAAGAAAGAGGAAAATCTCCTAAAAATCGTACTCCCCGTCAAGCTCAAACTAAAGCTAGTTCTCAGACGAAGGTTTTTGAACAAAGTATGCGAGTACCAGTAAAACAGTTAGACAACCTCAATAACTTGATTGGGGAGATGGTTGTAAGGCGAAATCGTTTGGAGGAAGACCAAGAAAAATTAAGACAGTTTCTCGATAATTTATTGTATCAGGTACAAAATTTAAGTGATGTTAGTGCGAGAATGCAGGATTTGTACGAGCGTAGTTTGTTAGAAGGAGCTTTGATGAACAGTCGTCGTAAGAATCAGGAAACTGTAAAAGCACAGTTAGCAAGAACTGAAGGGAGATCAACTTATATCAGTGGTGGCGGTAAGACGAACACTTCTAAATTAGAAACTCCTGAATTAGATGAACTAGAACTCGATCGCTTCACTGGTTTTCATTTACTATCTCAAGAGATTATTGAGCTAATTGTTAAGGTAAGGGAATCCGCCTCTGATATTCAATTCCTAGTGGATGAAACGGATCAGTTAGGTAGAAACTTGAGGGAAGTTACAACTCAACTGCAAGAAGGAATTAATAAATCTCGCATGGTTCCTTTTGCCCAAAATGCTGATCGCCTTCCTTTACCAATTCGTAAAATAGCAGAAGGTTATAACAAACAGGTACAACTGAAGTTAGAAGGAAGAGATGTTTTAATCGATAAAATGATCCTTGAACACATTTGGGATCCTCTTTTACAAATTACGAAAAACTCTGTTACTCATGGTATAGAATTACCTGAAGAAAGGGAAGAAATGGGTAAACCACCCGTGGGTACAATCACCGTTAGGGCATTCTTACAAGGTCAACAAACGGTTATTTCTGTCTCTGATGATGGTGGAGGAATCGATCCTCAAAAAATTAAGAAAAAAGCGATTCAAAATAAATTAATCACTCCTGCACAAGCACAAAATTTAAAACCTCAAGAGGTATATGATTTTCTTTTCCACGCTGGATTTACCACCAAGGAAAAAGCCGATAGCCACGCAGGAAGAGGAGTTGGTTTAGATATTGTACGCAGTAAGTTAAATGAAATTAGAGGAATTGTCAGTATTGATTCTGTTGTGGGTCAGGGTACAACCTTTACTATTCGTTTACCTTTAACGGTTACTGTTGGTAAAGCTCTTTGTTGTCTTAATGATAATACTCGTATTGCTTTCCCTATGGATGCGATCGAAGATACGAAAGACTTTACATCCAGTGAAATAAAAATTAATGCTCAAGGTCAAAAATGTATTCTCTGGAAAAATAATTTATTACCTTTCCGTCCTTTAAGCACTCTTTTAAGATATAATCGCCAGATTACTAGAAGTATTATTTATACAAGTAACAATGAAGATGAAACTATACCCATTATTATTCTCAGGGGGGGTAACAATCTTTTAGCGATTCAAGTGGATCAGGTTTTAGGACAGGAAGAAATAGTGATTAAACAAATATCAGGACCTTTACCAAAACCCAAAGGAATTGCTGGGGCAACGGTGCGCAGTGATGGTATTGTTATGCCCATTGGTGATGTGATCGAGTTAATTGAGATTGCTAATGGTAATTTAAGCCTTGACTTGCCCCAAAATCTCCCCGATGTGGTTAGTAGCCATGAAACCATGTATGATGTTCCTGTTAATACTCAACCATTAGTATTAATTGTAGATGACTCGATTACGGTTAGAGAAATGTTATCTATCAGTTTCAGTAAATCGGGGTATCGGGTAGAACAAGCTAGAGACGGACAAGAAGCATGGCAAAAATTGCGATCGGGTCTTCCCTGTGACCTTGTTTTCTGTGATATTGAAATGCCGAGAATGAACGGTTTAGAACTTCTGCAACATATGCAAGAAGATGAATCTTTAGAAAACATCCCCGTTGCCATTTTGTCTTCTAGGGGTGCAGAAAAACATCAACGTATTGCGGCGGATTTAGGGGCTTCCGCTTATTTAATTAAACCTTATGTGGAAAAAGATTTATTAGATTCTGCGGAAAGAATGATTAAAGGAGAAGTTTTATTAGCAGGAAGTCGCAGAGTGCCTAAAGTTAAAGTTAATAAAGCTACTGATTCTCAAGTTAAATCTTCTGGGTTTGTTCCTAAAGGAAAAGCAAAAGGTAAATCTGCCCGTATGGTGTTAATTATTGATGATTCCGTAGTGGTGCGAGAAATGTTATCTATGACCTTTAAAAAAGCAGGTTATCAGGTAGAACAAGCTAGAGATGGGCAAGACGCATGGGAACAAATATCTAATGGTTTGCCCTGTGACTTGTTACTGTGTGATATTGAAATGCCGAGAATGAATGGTTTAGAATTATTGGCGAAAATGCAACAGGATGAGAATCTTTCCAAGTTACCTGTGGCAATGGTAACATCTAGGGGAGCGGAAAAACATCGTAAAATTGCGGCTGATTTAGGGGCAAAAGCCTATTTTACTAAACCTTATCTTGAAGAAGAGTTGTTAGGTGCGGCAGAAAAATTAATCGAGGGGCAAGTTTTACTTAACCCCTAA
- a CDS encoding IS982 family transposase, producing MFNLDYLFCHVDDFCQQFEPQWQQKLISHGAVQRVRTKSLCLSEIMTILIAFHQNHYRNFKHFYLNHVQQYWTSAFPKLPSYQRFVQWIPSTIIPLCVYLKHCFGNCTGISFIDSTKIQVCHNRRIRQHKVFKNLAQRGKTSVDWFFGFKLHLVVNELGEIVNMSLTPGNVDDRKPVVDLLKELWGKVFGDRGYVSQKLATKLLKDFGIEFFAKPRRNMKNKLMRLHDKLLSRKRAIVETINDQLKNISQIEHSRHRSPINFCVNILCGLIAYCHQPKKPHLSLEWILPQSA from the coding sequence CAAAAACTTATCTCTCATGGTGCTGTCCAACGTGTTCGTACTAAAAGTCTCTGTTTAAGTGAAATTATGACTATTCTCATTGCTTTTCACCAAAATCATTACCGTAATTTCAAACATTTTTATCTTAATCACGTTCAACAATATTGGACTTCTGCTTTTCCCAAACTTCCCAGTTATCAACGTTTTGTCCAATGGATTCCATCAACGATTATTCCCTTGTGTGTTTACCTCAAGCACTGTTTTGGTAACTGTACCGGAATTAGTTTTATTGATTCTACTAAGATCCAAGTTTGTCATAATCGCCGTATTCGCCAACATAAAGTATTTAAAAATTTAGCTCAAAGAGGCAAAACCTCTGTGGATTGGTTTTTTGGTTTTAAACTCCATCTGGTAGTCAATGAACTGGGGGAAATTGTGAATATGAGTTTAACCCCAGGTAATGTCGATGACCGTAAACCTGTAGTCGATCTTTTAAAAGAGCTTTGGGGAAAAGTTTTTGGTGATAGAGGTTATGTCTCACAAAAATTAGCCACAAAGCTACTGAAAGATTTTGGTATTGAGTTTTTTGCTAAACCCAGACGCAATATGAAGAACAAATTAATGAGACTTCATGACAAACTTTTATCTCGGAAACGAGCGATTGTCGAAACAATCAATGATCAGCTCAAAAACATATCACAAATAGAACATTCTCGTCATCGTTCACCAATAAATTTCTGTGTCAATATATTATGTGGGTTAATCGCATATTGTCATCAACCAAAAAAGCCCCACCTTTCCTTAGAATGGATTTTACCTCAATCTGCTTAA
- a CDS encoding PIN domain-containing protein yields the protein MILVFELTTILSGCTRDWTEFSDKGECYLPEVVLQELNFLTQRAITPKDEKIAREFSRFFPDSGWQITSTMSSHPALSAKDGESISKKARLSIAIAESVYDLALRHSGQIIIFVSNDGNLKRELNQIGQTNLAIISSAQLKQWIRADETPQAVQDVMENLSYHQNNQVSSHNFPKTSKLRGISSSSGKTNNTKNSNSRKVGSEDSIFSIVKSGFLAVATLTITIGVAWYFIAPQSFWKTWEGIGLPPLEVKNK from the coding sequence ATGATACTTGTTTTTGAACTAACCACAATATTATCAGGATGTACCCGTGATTGGACTGAGTTTAGTGACAAGGGTGAGTGTTATTTACCTGAAGTTGTTTTACAGGAATTAAATTTTTTAACTCAAAGAGCAATCACTCCCAAAGATGAGAAAATCGCAAGGGAATTTAGTCGTTTTTTCCCTGATAGCGGTTGGCAGATAACTTCGACTATGTCATCCCATCCTGCTTTAAGTGCCAAAGATGGAGAAAGTATTAGTAAAAAAGCTCGTTTATCAATTGCGATCGCAGAATCAGTATATGATTTAGCTTTAAGACATTCTGGACAAATAATTATTTTTGTTAGCAACGATGGTAATTTGAAGCGAGAATTAAATCAAATTGGACAAACAAACTTAGCAATTATCAGTTCAGCTCAGTTGAAACAGTGGATTCGTGCAGATGAAACACCTCAAGCAGTTCAAGATGTAATGGAAAATTTATCCTATCATCAAAACAATCAAGTATCTTCCCACAACTTCCCAAAAACATCCAAATTAAGGGGAATTAGTTCTTCATCAGGCAAAACAAACAACACAAAAAACTCAAACTCAAGAAAAGTAGGGTCAGAAGACAGCATTTTTAGCATTGTCAAATCAGGATTTTTGGCCGTTGCTACCCTTACAATTACTATCGGTGTCGCTTGGTACTTTATTGCACCCCAGTCATTCTGGAAAACGTGGGAGGGAATAGGACTCCCTCCATTAGAAGTTAAAAATAAGTGA
- a CDS encoding helicase-related protein, whose product MAYHLSTEARDGLSQYAIPSEFKLFDFQEASVKIACHHVNRRGGVIIGDVVGLGKTMVGTAIARVLEEDFGFSTLIICPKNLVTMWENYRDTYGLRAKILSISMVEKELENVPARFRLVLIDESHNLRNREGKRYAAIKDYIEQSGSRCILLTATPYNKTYLDLSAQLRLFVGEDEDLGIRPEELLRNTNFAVQHPDISLRSLKAFEYSEYSEDWQQLMSKYMVRRTRSFIRDNYAKSDPPDCVSPLSKGGRGDRKYLEFADGSRSYFPDRIPKTATFKLGENDPYTQLYSAEVVDIISNLNLPRYALGSYQLTTISEKLLTEKEKDLLDSLSRAGKNLIGFCRTNLFKRLESSGYAFIESIERHILRNYIYLYAIESGLDIPIGTQDVDLFSTALNDEDTDSSLSHDWDDEDPPQPPFDKGGVNTKKVPLSKGDLGGSYQEKAQKVYEIYKRKYQKRFKWIRPNLFNKDLITHLRDDAHNLLKILNNSPEWTTKNDQKLLALHQLITKTHPQEKILIFSQFADTVDYLEEKLTELGLTNFACATGKSENPTILAQRFSPKSNNKNFSPEKELRVLIATDVLSEGQNLQDCRIIVN is encoded by the coding sequence ATGGCTTATCATCTTTCCACCGAAGCAAGGGATGGTTTAAGTCAATACGCTATTCCCTCGGAATTTAAACTATTTGATTTTCAGGAAGCCTCTGTAAAAATCGCCTGTCATCATGTTAATCGCCGAGGGGGAGTCATTATTGGGGATGTGGTAGGCTTAGGTAAAACTATGGTAGGCACTGCCATCGCACGGGTATTAGAAGAAGATTTTGGCTTTAGTACCTTGATTATCTGTCCGAAAAACCTTGTCACCATGTGGGAAAATTACCGAGATACTTATGGTTTAAGAGCAAAAATTTTGTCTATCAGTATGGTAGAGAAAGAATTAGAAAATGTACCTGCAAGATTTAGATTAGTATTAATTGATGAAAGTCATAATTTGCGTAATCGAGAAGGGAAAAGATATGCGGCTATTAAAGATTACATTGAACAAAGTGGCAGTCGTTGTATTTTATTAACCGCTACTCCCTACAATAAAACTTACCTTGATTTATCGGCACAATTAAGGTTATTTGTGGGAGAAGATGAAGATTTAGGTATAAGACCAGAAGAATTATTAAGAAACACTAATTTTGCGGTTCAACATCCAGATATTAGCCTTCGTAGCTTAAAAGCCTTTGAATACAGCGAATATTCGGAGGATTGGCAACAATTAATGAGTAAATATATGGTGCGTCGTACTCGCAGTTTTATTAGGGATAATTACGCGAAGTCTGATCCCCCCGACTGCGTCTCCCCCCTTAGTAAGGGGGGTAGGGGGGATCGAAAATATTTAGAATTTGCCGATGGTAGTCGTTCTTATTTTCCCGATCGCATCCCCAAAACTGCTACTTTTAAATTAGGAGAAAATGATCCTTATACTCAACTTTATTCTGCTGAAGTAGTCGATATTATTAGTAATTTGAATCTACCTCGTTATGCTTTAGGCAGTTATCAATTAACTACCATTTCTGAGAAATTATTAACAGAAAAAGAAAAAGATTTATTAGATAGTTTATCCCGTGCTGGAAAAAATTTAATCGGTTTTTGTCGCACTAACTTATTTAAAAGATTAGAAAGTAGCGGTTATGCTTTTATTGAGTCTATTGAGAGACATATTTTAAGGAATTATATTTATCTTTATGCCATAGAATCAGGTTTAGACATTCCTATTGGTACGCAAGATGTGGACTTATTTTCTACAGCTTTAAATGATGAAGATACTGATTCTAGTTTAAGTCATGATTGGGATGATGAAGATCCCCCCCAGCCCCCCTTTGATAAGGGGGGAGTAAATACAAAAAAAGTCCCCCTTAGTAAGGGGGATTTAGGGGGCTCGTATCAGGAAAAAGCTCAAAAAGTTTATGAAATTTATAAACGTAAGTATCAAAAAAGATTTAAGTGGATTCGACCAAATTTGTTTAATAAAGATTTAATTACCCATTTACGAGATGATGCTCATAATCTTTTAAAGATATTAAACAATTCGCCAGAATGGACAACTAAAAATGATCAAAAACTATTAGCTTTACATCAATTAATTACTAAAACCCATCCTCAAGAAAAAATATTAATCTTTTCTCAATTTGCTGATACTGTTGATTATTTGGAAGAAAAGTTAACGGAATTAGGCTTAACAAACTTTGCTTGTGCTACTGGTAAATCAGAAAATCCCACTATTTTAGCTCAACGTTTTAGCCCTAAAAGTAATAATAAAAATTTCTCTCCTGAAAAAGAATTAAGGGTTTTAATTGCAACTGATGTACTATCAGAAGGGCAAAATCTCCAAGATTGTCGTATTATCGTTAATTAA